In the genome of Zobellia nedashkovskayae, the window ATGAAAGACATGAACATGAATGCCGTGCGTATGTCTCATTACCCACCTGACAAGCATTTTTTAAATGTTGCCGATTCACTAGGGCTTTTTGTTATAGACGAAGTCTGTACCTGGCACTCACCGTATTTAGACACAAAAGTAGGTCGAAAAATAGTTGAAGAAACCGTGGTTCGTGACGTAAACCACCCCTCTATTCTCCTTTGGGCCAATGGAAACGAAACAGGTTGGAATACGGAGTTAGATGGTGATTATGCCAAATGGGACATTCAACAAAGAGAAGTTATTCACCCTTGGAATATTTTTAATAAAACAAATACCATGCACTATCCTAGCTATCATGTCTTTGCGTATGATACTTATGCCAAGGATAAAATATATTTCCCAACCGAGTTTTTACATGGTCTGTACGATGGTGGGCATGGTGCCGGACTAGATGATTATTGGAAACAGATGTGGAATATGCCATTAGCTGCCGGAGGTTTTTTATGGGATTTTGCAGATGAAGCCGTGGTTAGAACAGATAAAAAAGGAATACTAGATACAGACGGCAATCATGCAGCCGATGGAATTGTGGGACCTTATGGAGAAAAAGAGGCTAGTTATTTTAGTATTAAGGAAATTTGGTCTCCGGTTTACATAGAAGACCGCTATATAAAATCAGATTTTAATGGTGTTTTTAGAGTTGAAAACAGATATCATTTTACCAATTTAAATGATATTAAAATGGCTGCCAAATGGGTACAATTTGATGGTCCAAAAGGAACAGATAAAGTTAAATTAGTCTCTGAAAGTACTGTTACATTACCAGACTTAAAACCCGAAACCAGAGGAGCGTTCAAAGTAGATTTACCTGAAAACTGGCAAACTGCAGATGCTTTATTTTTAACGGCAACAGACCACAATGGCTTAGAAATATTTACATGGAGCTACCCTATCAAAGTGCCAAAGGACATAAATAAAAGCAATAGTATTAATACAGAACAAGGAGCGGTTACGACCCAAGTTGATGGGGGACTTATTAAAGTTGCAGCAAACGGAATTGAGTACACCTTTTCAGAAGAAACCAGCTTGTTACAGGGGGTTAAAAAAGAAAATAACAGTGTCCCCTTTACTAATGGACCTATGATTTTTGACCATAAAGACAAAATAGAATCTATACATGTAAACAAGCTTAAAGACAAAGTAGAGATTATTACCGTTTTTGAAAAGACGGATAAATCCCCCGGATGGGCAAGTCATAAAGAGTACAGCTCCGATGTTATAAAATGGACCATAAACTCTAACGGCTTGTTAGACCTACACGTTGAAATTAAAGGTAAAAAGATAGTAACAGGATTAAAAGGTATTACGTTCTCGTTTCCAGAATCTGAAGTTAGTGGTATGAAGTGGTTAGGAGACGGACCTTACCGTGTATGGCGAAATAGAATGAAAGGTACCAAATTTCAAGTTTGGAAAAATGATTATAACAATACCGTTACTGGAGAATCAGGTTTCGTATACCCAGAATTTAAGGGGTATTTCTCTAATCTGTACTGGGTAAAGATTAAAGGTAAAAACAACAACGGTTTTACGGTGTATTGTAGTTCCGAAAATACCTTTTTACGGATGCTTACCCCTCAGCAACCAAAAGAAGACCCAAACCATAGGGTTTCTGTAGACTTCCCTGAAGGTGATATTTCCTTTGTTAAAAATATACCTGCAATAGGAACTAAGTTTCAAACGGGAGATAAAATGGGGCCTCAGGGTAATTCAGAAAACTACTTTGGTAACGATGATGAACCTATAAGTATAGATTTAACTTTTGAATTTTAAAATATAGATAATTAGAAACGAAATACTGTAAACTAAAAAGAGTCTCGCCGGTTTCGACAAGACTCTTTTACGAGAACACTATATGAAAATGAAAAATTTTATTTCTGTTTGATTAACACTGTAAACTTACGGCGGCAGTGTTCATTTTGAAAAAAAATGATGTGAACTAGCCGATTTCTGTTGTGAAAACGCATTTAATTGATTTTTAAGCTCAGAAATTGAAGTGTAACACTTAAGGAAAGGTGGTTGGCCGTTATGAAGGAAGTGGTACTTTTATATATTAAAAGCAATAATAATTTACGCTTATTCAGCAAATAAGCATGAAAAGTAAGTATCTATATTATTTATTTCTTGCCGGTTTTCGCTTTTAATGCCAGATACACTCCGTTACTCCATCCAAAACCATCTTGCACCGGATATTCTCCTCCACCAGCATCTAAGCTCATATCCTCCACATTATACTTTTCAACGAATTTTCCTGTATTGGCATATACTTTTTCATTGAGTTTCACCCAACGTTGAGCAATGGTATTTGCGAGTTTGTCA includes:
- a CDS encoding glycoside hydrolase family 2 protein, with amino-acid sequence MKTTTIFILLWLSFIGVNAMQSKTEPADIETQEFYLSGTGKDDMVDWDFFCSDGMNSGKWTTIGVPSCWELQGFGNYNYGKDNFKVRKNEYGLYKHQFNVPENWDEKEVKIVFEGVMTDAEVKINGQLAGEIHQGAFYEFKYEISKLLKYGEKNLLEVKVNKASSNTSINHAEREADFWIFGGIFRPVYLQAFPKENIERVAINAKADGSIEANIYTASTKAKSLRLSLSDIHNKKIEDLAAIDISKENGKWHVTSKANDIKSWNPESPQLYFLNIELLGKKDEVLHTTSQRLGFRTVEVREGDGIYVNGQRIKFKGVNRHSFYPSSGRTTSKELSIEHVKMMKDMNMNAVRMSHYPPDKHFLNVADSLGLFVIDEVCTWHSPYLDTKVGRKIVEETVVRDVNHPSILLWANGNETGWNTELDGDYAKWDIQQREVIHPWNIFNKTNTMHYPSYHVFAYDTYAKDKIYFPTEFLHGLYDGGHGAGLDDYWKQMWNMPLAAGGFLWDFADEAVVRTDKKGILDTDGNHAADGIVGPYGEKEASYFSIKEIWSPVYIEDRYIKSDFNGVFRVENRYHFTNLNDIKMAAKWVQFDGPKGTDKVKLVSESTVTLPDLKPETRGAFKVDLPENWQTADALFLTATDHNGLEIFTWSYPIKVPKDINKSNSINTEQGAVTTQVDGGLIKVAANGIEYTFSEETSLLQGVKKENNSVPFTNGPMIFDHKDKIESIHVNKLKDKVEIITVFEKTDKSPGWASHKEYSSDVIKWTINSNGLLDLHVEIKGKKIVTGLKGITFSFPESEVSGMKWLGDGPYRVWRNRMKGTKFQVWKNDYNNTVTGESGFVYPEFKGYFSNLYWVKIKGKNNNGFTVYCSSENTFLRMLTPQQPKEDPNHRVSVDFPEGDISFVKNIPAIGTKFQTGDKMGPQGNSENYFGNDDEPISIDLTFEF